GTTTTTGAGGGGTCATGCCTCTTATGAAGAAATCATGCCAGCGCAGCGTCATTAGCAAGGTAGGCGAGTCACAGGCAAATATGTACTTTTCGCTCACGGACCACCCCCATCCTTCTATATAAATCTTGTACCTGAAATCAAGTAAGCAGGCAGTGAATCATCAGTTTCGAAATACTCGAATGTACTATGCTCCTACAGAACTATTACTAACCGGTGGGTGCACTGATCTTCTATATTGGAGTGCTGAAATCCTTCTTTGGACTCTGCATCCCAGTTCTGAAATAGTACAAACATTCATACATAATGAGAATATTGCTAGGCAGGAATGTATATGCAATTCATGCATGAATCTAAACCACACAAATCATGTTAAGTAAGATGTGATATTGTTACAGATATGCATACTTGAACATAGAGGCGCGCGTTCCAGTCTTTTTGATCAGTGGCATTGCACTGCATAAGCTCACCCCGCCAAGGGCATACGTGCGGATTCCCCTTCCAGTAGGCATAGGGCACTCTGTCCTCCCATCTCGTCTTCGCATTCCCTTCTTTAATTGCCTTCAACATACTTCTCCATGGCCTTATATTTATCTCTGCCCTGCTCAAATCAATGACTTCTTTAAAGAAAAGCTCAATAACTATGCATAATAGCACAGGATAAATGAGATATGTGCTTGTCATGACTGGTACAACCACTCCCACAAATCAATGTCAAATTTGGTGTATTCGAGTTCATTTTAgtaaatattaaatcaaatgtCTTGAGAAAAGGATCTTAGTGCTCTCATGGAGCTCGAGTTCTATGAAGAAAACTTTAACTAAAAAGTTGATACCAAATTTCAAAACTGGAGCAGAAATTCAACCAAATGCAATTACTACCGGCACTAAACTAGATTAAGTtggtatatattaataaaaaaacattgcAACCAATAAAATTAGAGAATGAATTCAAACAAATTATCAATAAAAACTAGTCAAATATCTCGTCAAAAAAAAAcagggaaagagagagagttaGTGGAATTACCAGCCCCAAAACGACCAATCCGGGAAGACGATATCCAAGCTCCGCGAATCCGAGCCGTAGCGAAACACCGGTGGCGGCTCACGCCCGATCTCCGCCTCCGGCACGACTGGCCGATCATCGCAGTCGAACATCAGCTCCAAATCCGGCAATCTACCAGGGTACAATCTCATCAGCTGCACAAATCCCCACATCGTGAACTGATCGCGCGTCTGGATAGACTGCCGGAATTTCTCCACGTACATTTTCCCCCCAGAAATCGTGAGGCGGAAATGCGCCGTTCGCCGCGCCTTCTCCACCATAGCGTCGGTGATTCCGGTCTCCCTCCAGTGGCGCAAGTCCTGGTGGATCCATCGGAAGTATTCCGGGCAGGATCCGGGCGACGGCTTCGGGCAGGGTTGCGATTTCGGGTAGGTTTTCGGGCAGACTTTGGTGCGGTTCCATGAGCTGCAGTCCAGTGGAAATTCAAGCGTTTTTGCCGTTTTGTTGCTACAAATTTGAGAATagtaatattttgaatatgaaCTCTGCAAAAAATTTCCAGAAAAAAAAACTCCATCTATTAATTGAATATTCATAATAAAATCCGTAAAAAATCAATGAATATCATCATAAACATTCAATTAATTCCGATCGAGACTTATGTAAGTCTATCTAAGAAgttcaacaaacaaaatcaaatagaattaataattaataatcgcTTAATTTTCCAGAATTCATCATTTCATCAAtacttaatttcatttttcaacctCCTAGCTAATACAACTCCTCATAAACATAAATTTCTCTaatatcacaaaaaaaatattgagaGCCTAAATTTTAACAGTCGATCATTTCCAGGGAGAAAAAATTGTATTCATTCTAGCATATCAAACATTCACATACACACGTGTGTATGTGAATGCTTATAAATTACGATAAATTAACTCGGCTTATAAAACTATGCATGTATGAGGTTCCTGAGAGGAGAGAGAAGGCTTACGAGATCAATCCAGCCGGCAAAAGCTAAAAAGGAAACGGAGATGAAGATGAAGCAGAATAGTTGACTCAACGCTAGTTTAGGTCTGTTTTTCACTGATttccagaaaccaacaagcATAGAGTCTCTCTGAAAATCCGAACTCCTCAGCCATGGCATTTTCttcatagagagagagagagagattaagGTGCTTAATTACGAAATGTAGAATAGAAAATTGTGATAAaccaattaaaattattatcttGAAAAAGAAGAGTTGGAATTAATACGTTaaaatatgttttgattttgtCATATTTTCAGCTTGAAAGTCTAAGTAGTCAATTTAATGGCCGTAGGGATTGGGGAGTGTTGTAGCGTGTGATTTCATTTACAAGTACTATTCCCTCCTAAATACTACTCCTTTTGTCCGGGAATAAATGATCCATATTGAAGAACTAGCACAAGTTTTAAGTGCATGATTTTGTAAATTAGTAGTATCCctaaaattttggtataccgaattTTGATATGCCATATCGAAAATACGTTACGATGTTAGTAACTAAATTGGTTATACCGAATATTTGATATACCAAAAATTTTGATAAAGGAGATGTATACTGGATTTTCGATATGGTactgtatatgtatatgtagtagtattaaattttggTATAATATATTGTACCGACTCCCCTCTGGCTAGATGTGGGACTTATAATCTAATTAATTCGT
This sequence is a window from Salvia splendens isolate huo1 chromosome 14, SspV2, whole genome shotgun sequence. Protein-coding genes within it:
- the LOC121765525 gene encoding O-glucosyltransferase rumi homolog, whose amino-acid sequence is MKKMPWLRSSDFQRDSMLVGFWKSVKNRPKLALSQLFCFIFISVSFLAFAGWIDLSSYSKYYYSQICSNKTAKTLEFPLDCSSWNRTKVCPKTYPKSQPCPKPSPGSCPEYFRWIHQDLRHWRETGITDAMVEKARRTAHFRLTISGGKMYVEKFRQSIQTRDQFTMWGFVQLMRLYPGRLPDLELMFDCDDRPVVPEAEIGREPPPVFRYGSDSRSLDIVFPDWSFWGWAEINIRPWRSMLKAIKEGNAKTRWEDRVPYAYWKGNPHVCPWRGELMQCNATDQKDWNARLYVQNWDAESKEGFQHSNIEDQCTHRYKIYIEGWGWSVSEKYIFACDSPTLLMTLRWHDFFIRGMTPQKHYWPVKDSDKCRSLKFAVEWGNNHTAKAKAIGESGSRFIHEDMKMEYVYDYIFHLLNEYAKLLRYKPKVPPNAVEVCSESLACSADGNWRKFMEESMEKSASDSAPCTMPPPYEDQQFKALVEEQAKATKQVEAWEEQYWGKQQ